A window of Phycobacter azelaicus contains these coding sequences:
- the cysQ gene encoding 3'(2'),5'-bisphosphate nucleotidase CysQ, which yields MTYEELVPVIRRLAIEAGNKIMEIYNSDDFDVKVKSDDSPVTAADEAADALISAGLRAAFPDVLLVTEEQSASHSERGDTFLIVDPLDGTKEFIHRRGDFTVNIALVEKGVPTRGVVYAPAKERMFFTLADGSSVEETGPFDPKRIGETAPIRVADSNNDALMVVASKSHRDQATEDYINKYNVKDMKSAGSSLKFCLVATGEADLYPRVGRTMEWDTAAGHAVLAGAGGKVVRFDDHSPLVYGKEGYANPFFIAYAGGVELKGA from the coding sequence TTGACCTATGAAGAGCTTGTTCCCGTGATCCGCCGTCTCGCAATCGAGGCTGGCAACAAGATCATGGAGATTTATAATTCCGACGATTTCGACGTTAAGGTGAAGTCCGATGACAGCCCGGTGACGGCTGCCGACGAGGCGGCGGATGCCCTCATCTCTGCCGGGCTGCGTGCGGCCTTTCCAGATGTTCTGCTGGTCACCGAAGAGCAAAGCGCCTCCCATTCCGAGCGTGGCGATACGTTTTTGATTGTTGATCCTCTCGATGGCACCAAAGAGTTCATCCACCGGCGTGGCGATTTTACCGTGAACATCGCGCTGGTGGAAAAGGGCGTGCCGACCCGTGGCGTCGTTTACGCCCCCGCCAAAGAGCGCATGTTCTTCACGCTCGCTGACGGATCGAGCGTAGAGGAAACAGGCCCCTTCGACCCCAAGCGCATTGGCGAGACCGCGCCGATCCGCGTGGCAGACAGTAACAATGACGCGCTCATGGTGGTCGCGTCCAAGTCCCATCGTGATCAGGCCACGGAAGACTACATCAACAAATACAACGTCAAGGACATGAAGAGTGCAGGCTCGTCGCTCAAGTTCTGTCTGGTGGCAACTGGTGAGGCCGACCTGTACCCGCGCGTCGGGCGCACCATGGAATGGGATACCGCCGCGGGCCATGCCGTTTTGGCTGGCGCTGGCGGCAAAGTGGTCCGTTTCGATGATCATTCCCCCCTTGTCTACGGCAAAGAAGGCTATGCCAACCCGTTCTTCATCGCCTACGCTGGTGGCGTTGAGCTGAAAGGAGCCTGA
- the galU gene encoding UTP--glucose-1-phosphate uridylyltransferase GalU: MRKKVTKAIFPVAGLGTRFLPATKSVPKEIMTLVDRPLVQYAIDEAREAGIKEFIFVTSRGKGALEDYFDHSPVLEQELRKKGKKDLLEILKQTNMDSGAIAYIRQHQALGLGHAVWCARRLIANEPFAVILPDDVIAAETPCLKQMVDAYAETGGNMVAAMEVAPEKASSYGILDVKEDMGPVVEARSMVEKPAMGEAPSNLAVIGRYILEPSVLRNLNKMKQGAGGEIQLTDAIAQDIAQDVPVYGYRFRGQRFDCGSKAGFLQATVSFALAREELRDELMQYINEIAQVGQAAE, encoded by the coding sequence ATGCGTAAGAAAGTAACGAAAGCGATTTTTCCGGTTGCAGGTTTGGGGACCCGGTTTCTGCCTGCAACCAAGTCTGTGCCCAAGGAAATCATGACATTGGTGGACCGGCCGCTGGTTCAATACGCCATCGACGAGGCGCGCGAAGCTGGCATCAAGGAATTCATCTTTGTTACCTCGCGCGGCAAAGGCGCGCTTGAGGATTACTTCGACCATTCACCGGTGCTTGAGCAGGAGCTGCGCAAGAAGGGCAAAAAAGACCTTCTTGAGATCCTCAAGCAGACCAATATGGACAGCGGTGCCATCGCGTACATCCGTCAGCATCAGGCGCTGGGTCTTGGCCACGCGGTCTGGTGCGCGCGCCGTCTGATCGCGAACGAGCCCTTTGCAGTCATTCTGCCGGATGACGTGATCGCGGCTGAAACCCCCTGCCTCAAGCAAATGGTTGATGCTTATGCCGAAACAGGCGGCAACATGGTTGCCGCGATGGAAGTCGCGCCGGAAAAGGCGAGCTCCTATGGTATTCTCGACGTGAAGGAAGACATGGGGCCTGTGGTGGAAGCGCGCAGCATGGTGGAAAAACCAGCCATGGGCGAGGCGCCGTCGAACCTTGCGGTGATCGGCCGATACATCCTGGAGCCCTCTGTGCTGCGCAATCTCAACAAGATGAAGCAGGGCGCGGGCGGTGAAATCCAGCTGACTGATGCGATCGCGCAGGATATTGCGCAGGACGTTCCGGTCTATGGTTACCGTTTCCGCGGCCAGCGGTTTGACTGCGGATCCAAGGCCGGCTTCCTGCAGGCGACGGTGTCATTCGCCCTCGCGCGCGAAGAATTGCGGGATGAGTTGATGCAGTATATCAACGAGATCGCTCAGGTCGGACAGGCTGCCGAATAA
- a CDS encoding 3-deoxy-manno-octulosonate cytidylyltransferase gives MSVLIVIPARYASTRYPGKPLVELKGATGEKRTLIERSWRAASAVSGVDRVVVATDDDRIRTAAEGFGAEVVMTSESCANGTERCAEAHAALGGGYDIVVNLQGDAPLTPHWFVEDLVEGLRAAPDMGLATPVLRCDGATLNSLLADRRAGRVGGTTAVFAADRSALYFSKEVLPFCASAFESGEDTPVFHHVGVYAYRPDALAAYPDWTSGPLETLEGLEQLRFLENGRKVLCVEVEAKGREFWELNNPEDVPRIEEMMSRMGKA, from the coding sequence ATGTCTGTTCTGATCGTCATCCCTGCCCGGTATGCTTCGACCCGCTATCCCGGCAAGCCATTGGTGGAATTAAAAGGCGCCACGGGGGAAAAACGCACGTTGATCGAACGCTCGTGGCGTGCAGCATCTGCGGTGTCCGGTGTGGACCGGGTCGTGGTTGCCACGGATGACGATAGAATTCGCACGGCGGCCGAAGGATTTGGTGCCGAAGTGGTGATGACATCGGAAAGCTGTGCCAACGGAACCGAACGCTGCGCCGAAGCCCATGCGGCGCTGGGTGGTGGATACGACATCGTGGTGAACCTGCAGGGGGATGCCCCCCTCACGCCGCATTGGTTTGTTGAGGATCTGGTGGAGGGGCTGCGCGCGGCTCCGGATATGGGGCTGGCCACGCCGGTTCTGCGCTGTGATGGTGCGACGCTGAACAGCCTTCTGGCGGATCGTCGCGCTGGCCGAGTCGGCGGGACGACGGCAGTGTTCGCAGCTGATCGTAGTGCTTTGTATTTCTCCAAAGAGGTGCTACCTTTTTGTGCATCTGCCTTTGAAAGTGGCGAGGACACGCCTGTTTTCCATCATGTGGGAGTCTATGCCTACCGTCCTGACGCGCTTGCGGCCTATCCTGATTGGACAAGCGGCCCGCTTGAAACGCTCGAAGGCCTCGAACAGCTGCGTTTCCTGGAGAACGGCCGCAAGGTTCTGTGTGTGGAAGTCGAAGCAAAAGGACGCGAGTTTTGGGAATTGAACAATCCCGAAGACGTGCCGCGAATTGAAGAAATGATGTCCAGAATGGGCAAGGCGTAA